In one window of Deinococcus hopiensis KR-140 DNA:
- a CDS encoding GNAT family N-acetyltransferase: protein MGASLIRPALPGDGAALEEICVQTGLAGKDARAAYAHPERLAWLYVRPYLRLEPEGAFVLEDAQGVCGYVLTVHDTARYEAARLRVLPPVPDTPDLPTADAALAQQLRFPGVTPAALLAGWPAHLHLNLLPRAQGQGAGGRLLRHALGHLWRVGVHLGVDPSNARAAHFYAGHGFRSWQSEPGVTWMTRDRQDRRTSKEPL from the coding sequence GTGGGCGCGAGCCTGATTCGCCCGGCCCTTCCCGGCGACGGGGCGGCGCTGGAAGAGATTTGCGTGCAGACCGGCTTGGCCGGGAAAGACGCCCGCGCTGCCTACGCCCACCCCGAACGCCTCGCCTGGCTGTATGTCCGTCCTTACCTGCGTCTCGAACCCGAGGGCGCCTTCGTCCTCGAAGACGCGCAGGGAGTATGCGGTTACGTGCTGACCGTCCACGACACCGCCCGCTATGAGGCTGCCCGGCTGCGGGTGTTGCCCCCCGTCCCCGACACCCCGGACCTGCCCACTGCTGACGCCGCGCTCGCCCAGCAATTGCGCTTCCCCGGCGTAACACCGGCCGCCCTGCTCGCCGGTTGGCCCGCGCACCTGCACCTCAACCTGTTGCCGCGTGCGCAGGGCCAGGGGGCGGGGGGACGGCTCCTCCGGCACGCGCTGGGGCATCTGTGGCGCGTGGGGGTTCACCTGGGGGTGGACCCGAGCAATGCCCGTGCCGCCCACTTCTACGCCGGGCACGGCTTTCGTTCCTGGCAATCCGAGCCCGGCGTGACCTGGATGACCCGTGACCGCCAGGACCGCCGCACCTCCAAGGAGCCCTTATGA
- a CDS encoding ABC transporter substrate-binding protein — MKKLKLLTLAFALATGAAGTAAAQQPVEVQFWTWYLSPKFDAYIKDTIAAFEKQNPNIKVKWFDKQDSMVQDFISSINLGNAPDVVNLNIDEVQKAAQNGFLRAASDLTSPASLAATFYPQSLKNFTSGNKIYAYPWYGWLNQGVLLYNPELLKKAGITKTPRTMSEMRAAARTIKDKTGAYGWVPALKDPNTSSFLGYFYDEGLPIYSADGKAVFNSPSHAALLQEFVNLYKGGYIPEDVLRREAFQAATEMYAQNRVAMIIGGPQALTRVKDTNPGLYGKTQVTDPPLGKAGVQTGGSMALVVPTASKHPREAAKLAAFFTNNANQIAFSKVVPIVPTTRGAQNIKGNVNSPDPILEATARVSASGRLINPGYKAPGNSDDLYKNLNDNIEAAMLGRKSAQQALNDTVTYWNANMKK; from the coding sequence ATGAAGAAGCTGAAGCTGCTGACCCTCGCTTTCGCCCTCGCCACCGGAGCCGCTGGCACCGCCGCTGCCCAGCAGCCGGTGGAAGTCCAGTTCTGGACCTGGTACCTCAGCCCCAAATTCGACGCCTACATCAAGGACACCATCGCCGCTTTCGAGAAGCAGAACCCGAACATCAAGGTCAAATGGTTCGACAAGCAGGACTCGATGGTGCAGGACTTCATCTCTTCCATCAACCTCGGCAACGCCCCGGACGTGGTGAACCTCAACATCGACGAGGTGCAGAAGGCCGCACAGAACGGCTTCCTGCGCGCCGCCAGCGACCTGACCAGCCCCGCCAGCCTTGCGGCCACCTTCTACCCGCAGAGCCTGAAGAACTTCACCAGCGGCAACAAGATCTACGCCTACCCGTGGTACGGCTGGCTGAACCAGGGCGTGCTGCTGTACAACCCGGAACTGTTGAAGAAGGCGGGCATCACCAAGACGCCCCGCACCATGAGTGAGATGCGCGCCGCTGCACGCACCATCAAGGACAAGACCGGCGCGTACGGCTGGGTACCCGCGCTCAAGGACCCCAACACCTCGTCCTTCCTGGGCTACTTCTACGACGAGGGCCTGCCCATCTACTCGGCGGACGGCAAGGCCGTGTTCAACTCGCCTTCCCACGCAGCGCTGCTGCAGGAGTTCGTGAACCTGTACAAGGGCGGCTATATTCCCGAAGACGTGCTGCGCAGGGAAGCCTTCCAGGCCGCCACCGAGATGTACGCGCAAAACCGTGTGGCGATGATCATCGGTGGGCCGCAGGCGCTCACCCGCGTGAAGGACACGAACCCCGGCCTGTACGGGAAGACCCAGGTGACGGACCCGCCCCTGGGCAAGGCGGGCGTGCAGACTGGCGGCAGCATGGCCCTCGTGGTGCCCACCGCCAGCAAGCACCCCAGGGAAGCGGCCAAGCTCGCGGCATTCTTTACGAACAACGCCAACCAGATTGCCTTTTCCAAGGTGGTTCCCATCGTGCCCACCACCCGGGGCGCGCAGAACATCAAGGGCAATGTGAACAGCCCTGATCCCATCCTGGAAGCCACCGCCCGCGTCAGTGCCTCGGGCCGCCTGATCAACCCCGGCTACAAGGCCCCCGGCAACAGCGACGACCTGTACAAGAACCTCAACGACAACATCGAGGCCGCGATGCTGGGGCGCAAGAGCGCGCAGCAGGCGCTGAACGACACCGTAACCTACTGGAACGCCAACATGAAGAAGTAA
- a CDS encoding glycoside hydrolase family 3 protein, producing the protein MNPARTLIVDLPGPDLTPEEGLFLARYGFGGVCLFARNISTPERTARLVRDIRDALGRDVLIATDQEGGAVLRRLDSPQPPTPMGLGALRDPAAAFEAGAVAARGLLELGINWNYAPSLDVNVNPENPVIGERSFGANPALVAELGVAWALGSEAAGVLSSVKHFPGHGDTHVDSHLGLPTVDKSRAALEACEWLPFRAAVRAGVGSVMTAHILYPALDPLHPATLSHTVLTGLLRDEWGYSGVVVTDAMDMRAISDRYPRGIGAPLTLMAGADAVLSCGHGDLTPHVEHLVALERALAGETLSEERLHEALERLDAAASRFPGAARPYSSGQKQTDEAQVRAWARGSVTRQGAVPRLSRDAEVLLLAPEQPGIGGPYGDSLGGEALAAALRAHFPHLRHALHGDTDTAAARALLTAYPDATVLLATTTRWELTPAQHELAALIAQRGGLHLALWNPEHARALPLPALVTYGYRSAHLAAVAHALQTGEAPGRSPLAVPEVV; encoded by the coding sequence ATGAACCCCGCCCGTACCCTCATCGTCGATCTGCCTGGCCCGGACCTCACCCCCGAGGAAGGGCTCTTTCTCGCGCGCTACGGCTTCGGCGGCGTGTGCCTCTTTGCCCGCAATATCTCTACCCCGGAGCGTACGGCCCGCCTCGTGCGTGACATCCGTGACGCCCTGGGCCGCGACGTGCTTATCGCCACCGACCAGGAGGGCGGCGCGGTGCTGCGGCGGCTGGACAGTCCGCAGCCGCCCACGCCGATGGGCCTGGGGGCGCTGCGCGACCCGGCAGCAGCTTTTGAAGCGGGGGCGGTGGCGGCGCGCGGCCTGTTGGAACTCGGCATCAACTGGAACTACGCGCCCAGCCTGGACGTGAACGTGAACCCCGAAAACCCTGTGATCGGCGAGCGTTCCTTTGGGGCCAATCCGGCGCTGGTGGCTGAACTGGGCGTCGCCTGGGCCCTGGGCAGCGAGGCGGCGGGCGTGCTGAGTTCGGTCAAGCACTTTCCTGGGCACGGGGACACGCACGTGGACAGCCACCTGGGGCTTCCCACAGTGGACAAGTCGCGCGCGGCGCTCGAAGCCTGCGAGTGGCTGCCTTTTCGCGCGGCGGTGCGCGCCGGGGTGGGCAGCGTGATGACGGCCCACATCCTGTACCCGGCGCTGGACCCGCTGCATCCGGCCACCCTCTCGCACACGGTCCTGACCGGCCTGCTCCGGGACGAGTGGGGCTACAGCGGCGTGGTGGTCACCGACGCCATGGACATGCGGGCGATCTCGGACCGGTATCCGCGCGGTATAGGCGCGCCGCTGACCCTGATGGCGGGGGCCGACGCGGTCTTGAGCTGCGGCCACGGCGACCTGACGCCGCACGTCGAGCACCTCGTCGCGTTGGAGCGGGCGCTGGCGGGGGAAACCCTTTCCGAGGAGCGGCTGCATGAAGCTCTGGAACGGCTGGACGCGGCCGCCAGCCGTTTTCCAGGTGCGGCCCGGCCCTATTCCTCGGGCCAGAAGCAGACCGACGAGGCGCAGGTGCGCGCCTGGGCCCGGGGCAGCGTCACCCGGCAGGGCGCGGTGCCCCGGCTCTCCCGCGACGCCGAGGTCCTGCTCCTCGCGCCCGAGCAGCCCGGCATTGGTGGGCCCTACGGCGACAGCCTGGGGGGCGAAGCCCTGGCCGCCGCACTGCGTGCCCACTTTCCCCACTTGCGCCACGCCCTGCACGGTGACACGGATACGGCCGCGGCGCGCGCCCTGCTGACCGCATATCCGGATGCCACCGTCCTCCTCGCCACCACGACGCGCTGGGAGTTGACACCCGCGCAGCACGAACTCGCTGCCCTGATCGCCCAGCGCGGTGGCCTGCACCTGGCGCTGTGGAACCCCGAACACGCCCGCGCGTTGCCCCTCCCGGCCCTGGTGACCTACGGCTACCGCTCCGCACACCTGGCCGCGGTGGCGCACGCGCTTCAGACCGGGGAGGCCCCAGGGCGCTCGCCGCTGGCGGTGCCGGAAGTGGTGTAG
- a CDS encoding MurR/RpiR family transcriptional regulator has translation MTQTVIQPAAPGGALGRLRQQAAPLSPTLQRVAEYVVRHADSVVHQTITELATSAGVSEATITRLCRKLNFAGFHAFKIALASDVASREALPPSSGTLDPTTHLVRQTCRTLEDTAQLLNPAVLDDVAQAIARAPRVDLTGQGNSGLVAQYFAHRLMRIGITAVACTDPHIAAVSVSTLPRGGVVIGISSSGSTIDTVQHLHLAQNHGHFTVALTHRGSSPVTRYARAVLFTAAQEDPLRDSVLATLSSQTLMLELLYAAVLARRPEAHAMLRVTAESVVEKKY, from the coding sequence GTGACACAGACCGTGATTCAACCCGCCGCGCCCGGTGGTGCGCTCGGGCGTCTCCGTCAACAGGCCGCTCCCCTTTCTCCGACGCTGCAACGCGTTGCCGAGTACGTCGTGCGCCACGCCGATAGCGTGGTTCACCAGACCATCACCGAACTCGCCACCAGCGCCGGGGTTAGCGAGGCGACCATCACTCGGCTGTGCCGCAAGCTGAATTTTGCGGGGTTCCACGCTTTCAAGATCGCCCTCGCCTCGGACGTCGCCAGCCGTGAGGCTTTGCCTCCCAGCAGCGGCACCCTCGACCCCACCACCCACCTCGTTCGTCAGACCTGCCGCACCCTGGAAGACACCGCGCAGCTGCTTAATCCGGCGGTGCTCGACGATGTGGCGCAGGCCATTGCCCGCGCGCCCCGGGTGGACTTGACCGGGCAGGGCAACAGCGGCCTCGTTGCCCAGTACTTCGCCCACCGACTGATGCGCATCGGGATCACCGCCGTGGCCTGCACGGACCCGCACATCGCGGCGGTGAGCGTTTCCACCCTGCCGCGGGGCGGTGTGGTGATCGGGATTTCCAGCAGCGGTAGCACCATCGACACCGTACAGCACCTGCACCTCGCGCAAAACCACGGCCACTTCACCGTCGCCCTGACCCACCGGGGCAGCAGTCCCGTCACCCGTTATGCCCGGGCCGTCCTGTTCACGGCTGCCCAGGAAGACCCACTGCGCGATTCGGTGCTTGCCACGCTCAGCAGTCAGACGCTGATGCTCGAACTGCTCTACGCGGCAGTGCTTGCCCGCCGTCCGGAGGCGCACGCCATGCTGCGCGTGACCGCCGAATCTGTCGTCGAGAAGAAGTACTAG
- a CDS encoding alpha/beta fold hydrolase → MTSLQAVPHTALLTPDLPLTLTEAGAGRSTLILHGGGGPLTVTGLAAQLSTAARTLLPTHPGWNGTPRPEHLARVRDLARVYLQLLEDRQLRDVLVVGSSLGGWIGAEMALADSGRRITGLVLINAVGVKVEGEPIQDVFALSPRGLAELSFHAPDRFFVDPANLTQEQVARQKGNLDAMRRLAGEPYMHDPTLLGRLCEVSVPTLVLWGESDRIVTPAYGAAYAAAFRQGQFEVIPRAGHLPQLERPEATLAQIDHFMAKQARQRE, encoded by the coding sequence ATGACCTCTCTTCAAGCTGTACCGCACACGGCCTTGCTCACGCCGGACCTGCCGCTCACGCTGACTGAGGCGGGAGCCGGACGGTCCACACTGATCCTGCACGGTGGCGGGGGGCCGTTGACCGTCACTGGGCTGGCTGCGCAACTTTCTACCGCTGCACGTACCCTGCTGCCCACACATCCGGGCTGGAACGGCACCCCCCGGCCCGAGCATCTGGCGCGGGTGCGAGACCTCGCGCGGGTCTATCTGCAGCTGCTGGAAGACCGGCAGCTTCGGGACGTCCTGGTGGTCGGTTCCTCGCTCGGCGGTTGGATCGGTGCGGAGATGGCCCTGGCCGACAGCGGACGGCGCATCACCGGCCTGGTCCTGATCAACGCGGTGGGTGTGAAGGTGGAGGGCGAACCGATTCAGGACGTGTTTGCCCTGTCGCCACGTGGATTGGCAGAGCTGTCCTTTCACGCCCCGGACCGCTTCTTCGTGGATCCAGCCAACCTGACCCAGGAGCAGGTGGCCCGCCAGAAGGGCAACCTGGACGCCATGCGGCGGCTTGCAGGCGAGCCCTACATGCATGATCCCACCCTGCTGGGCCGACTGTGCGAGGTGTCCGTGCCGACGCTGGTGCTCTGGGGTGAAAGCGACCGCATCGTCACTCCAGCGTATGGTGCAGCCTACGCCGCAGCATTCCGACAGGGGCAATTCGAGGTTATCCCGCGCGCCGGACACCTGCCGCAGCTGGAGCGGCCAGAGGCCACGCTCGCCCAGATTGACCACTTCATGGCCAAACAGGCAAGGCAGCGAGAATAG
- a CDS encoding carbohydrate ABC transporter permease, with protein sequence MRPSWRDTLLSYTFLAPALVLLALFTFYPLAYGTYLGFTEYNGARFGQGLGPKWIGLQNFKTLFADPLFVTSLINSVKYLLVVPALQFASLAVAVMVNRELPGMAFFRAAYYVPVVTSISLAAVMWEWVYNREGTLNWVLSSLHLLPRQQAFGWLNNEATAFFAVMLVTFWRGFGYYMVLYLAGLQNIPAELEEAARLDGASPWQRFWKLTVPMMRPTILLCTLLSTIGALRVLEEVLVLTGGGPLNSTFTSLMYVYSKAFQGFNFDYGLASAAGLVVALVALALSLVNFRLFRDSGESEA encoded by the coding sequence ATGCGCCCTTCCTGGCGGGATACCCTGCTCTCGTACACGTTTCTGGCTCCGGCGCTCGTGCTGCTGGCCCTCTTTACCTTCTATCCGCTGGCCTACGGCACCTACCTGGGCTTTACCGAGTACAACGGGGCCCGCTTCGGGCAGGGTCTGGGGCCCAAGTGGATCGGACTGCAAAACTTCAAGACCCTCTTTGCCGATCCGCTGTTCGTGACTTCGCTGATCAACAGCGTCAAGTACCTGCTGGTGGTTCCCGCGCTGCAGTTCGCCTCGCTCGCGGTGGCCGTCATGGTCAACCGTGAGTTGCCGGGTATGGCGTTTTTTCGCGCCGCGTACTACGTGCCGGTGGTGACGAGCATCTCTCTGGCCGCCGTGATGTGGGAGTGGGTCTACAACCGCGAGGGCACGCTGAACTGGGTGCTGAGCAGCCTGCACCTGCTGCCCCGGCAACAGGCCTTCGGCTGGCTGAACAACGAGGCCACGGCCTTCTTCGCGGTCATGCTGGTCACGTTCTGGCGGGGCTTCGGGTACTACATGGTGCTGTACCTGGCGGGCCTGCAAAACATTCCCGCGGAGCTGGAGGAAGCTGCTCGCCTGGACGGAGCTTCGCCCTGGCAGCGCTTCTGGAAACTGACCGTGCCCATGATGCGGCCCACCATCTTGCTGTGTACGCTGCTGTCCACCATTGGGGCGCTCCGCGTGTTGGAAGAGGTGCTGGTGCTGACGGGCGGCGGACCGCTGAACTCCACCTTCACCTCACTGATGTACGTGTATTCCAAGGCATTTCAGGGATTCAATTTCGACTACGGCCTGGCGAGCGCGGCAGGTCTGGTGGTGGCGCTGGTGGCCTTGGCGCTGTCCCTCGTCAACTTCCGCCTGTTCCGTGACTCAGGGGAGAGTGAAGCGTGA
- a CDS encoding NAD-dependent succinate-semialdehyde dehydrogenase, with the protein MTTLTNDPVTRSRAYFGGEWHRTSKTFDVFHPGTGESIGAVSDCTAENARTAIDAAEVALREWRKVNPYQRGQILRRWHDLMFTHKEQLARLMTLEMGKPITETRGEVHYAASFIEWCSEEASRISGERIAMRFDNKRGFSNAEPVGIVYAVTPWNFPAGMITRKAAPALAAGCVMILKPAEQSPMTALYLAELWLQAGGPANTFQVLPTNDAPSFSAPFMEDERVRKLTFTGSTAVGRLLYGQAAKTIKRVSLELGGHAPFLIFDDADLERAAREVVGSKFRNAGQTCISTNRVYVQRGVAEEFTRILTEKTAKLTLGDPLLDTTNVGPVVEQAGLDKIYAQVEDALARGAKATVGGSVQEGLFFRPTVLTDVHPDSLILREETFGPVAPVVVFDTEEEGLRLANASEYGLAAYAYTRDLSRAWRVAEALEYGIVGINDGVPSAGAPHVPFGGMKNSGVGREGGHWGLEEYLETKFISMGV; encoded by the coding sequence ATGACTACCCTAACGAACGACCCCGTAACCCGCTCTCGCGCCTATTTTGGGGGCGAGTGGCACCGCACCTCAAAGACATTTGACGTCTTTCACCCCGGTACGGGCGAGAGCATTGGCGCGGTGTCCGACTGTACGGCTGAGAACGCCCGGACAGCCATTGACGCTGCTGAAGTGGCGTTGCGCGAGTGGCGCAAAGTCAATCCGTACCAGCGCGGCCAGATTCTGCGCCGCTGGCACGACCTGATGTTCACGCATAAGGAGCAACTGGCCCGGCTGATGACGTTGGAGATGGGCAAACCCATCACCGAGACGCGCGGCGAGGTCCACTACGCGGCCTCCTTCATCGAGTGGTGCTCGGAGGAGGCCAGCCGGATCAGCGGGGAGCGGATCGCGATGCGCTTTGACAACAAGCGTGGGTTTTCCAATGCCGAGCCGGTGGGCATCGTCTACGCCGTCACGCCCTGGAACTTCCCGGCAGGCATGATCACCCGCAAAGCCGCGCCCGCCCTCGCTGCCGGCTGCGTGATGATCCTCAAGCCCGCCGAGCAAAGCCCCATGACGGCCCTGTACCTCGCCGAGCTGTGGCTGCAGGCGGGCGGACCGGCCAACACTTTCCAGGTGCTGCCGACCAACGACGCGCCCAGCTTCAGCGCGCCCTTCATGGAGGACGAGCGGGTGCGTAAGCTGACCTTCACCGGATCGACGGCGGTGGGCCGGCTGCTGTACGGGCAGGCCGCAAAAACCATTAAACGCGTATCCCTCGAACTGGGCGGGCACGCCCCCTTCCTGATTTTCGACGATGCTGATCTGGAGCGGGCGGCGCGCGAGGTGGTGGGTTCCAAGTTCCGTAACGCGGGTCAGACCTGCATCAGTACCAACCGCGTGTACGTGCAGCGCGGGGTCGCGGAGGAATTCACCCGCATTCTGACCGAGAAGACGGCCAAGTTGACCCTGGGTGATCCCCTGCTGGACACCACCAACGTCGGCCCGGTGGTGGAGCAAGCAGGCCTGGATAAGATTTACGCGCAGGTGGAAGACGCCCTTGCGCGTGGGGCGAAAGCCACTGTGGGCGGCAGCGTTCAGGAAGGGCTGTTTTTTCGCCCCACGGTGCTCACCGACGTTCACCCCGACTCACTGATTCTGCGTGAGGAGACCTTCGGGCCCGTGGCCCCCGTGGTGGTCTTCGATACCGAGGAGGAGGGCCTGCGCCTCGCCAACGCGTCTGAGTATGGCCTGGCCGCCTACGCTTACACCCGGGACCTCTCGCGCGCCTGGCGGGTGGCGGAGGCACTGGAATACGGCATCGTGGGAATCAACGACGGAGTACCGAGTGCGGGCGCGCCCCACGTCCCCTTTGGAGGTATGAAAAACAGCGGTGTAGGCCGCGAGGGTGGACACTGGGGGCTGGAAGAGTATCTGGAAACCAAGTTCATCTCGATGGGCGTCTAA
- a CDS encoding MarR family winged helix-turn-helix transcriptional regulator: protein MSIDLLTLGRMIKRVQYGHHRALDTRLTAIGTTLVQWDALRAIKAMPGASAHELAVASFQSDQAFGTLAGRLAAQGLIERRPGRGKRIEHHLTPSGTQVLEAGRPLAEAVLATSFAPLNGQERATLHALLQRLTPGAAGEETAASGRGNKGNGQSS, encoded by the coding sequence ATGTCGATAGACCTGCTGACCCTGGGCCGGATGATCAAGCGGGTGCAGTATGGCCACCACCGCGCCCTGGATACGCGGCTGACGGCTATCGGCACCACCCTCGTTCAATGGGACGCCCTGCGCGCCATCAAGGCAATGCCGGGGGCCTCAGCGCATGAGCTCGCCGTCGCCTCGTTTCAGAGCGATCAGGCCTTCGGTACGCTGGCCGGACGGCTCGCGGCGCAGGGGCTGATTGAGCGGCGGCCCGGCAGGGGCAAACGCATCGAACACCACCTCACCCCGTCCGGTACCCAGGTGCTGGAAGCTGGCCGTCCCCTGGCCGAAGCCGTTCTGGCCACCTCGTTTGCTCCCCTAAATGGGCAGGAGCGGGCAACGTTGCACGCGCTCCTGCAGCGGCTCACGCCGGGAGCCGCTGGGGAGGAAACGGCGGCATCAGGACGGGGGAACAAAGGCAACGGGCAGTCCTCCTGA
- a CDS encoding carbohydrate ABC transporter permease, protein MSAVTARPARNRTTVVRRRPRRVLPLVLRYAFLIMVLLFAVFPFLWTLAIALTDKTAGGSIYNFPASLFPTKITLNNFSQVYQTFSLGKYVWNSISITGLTIIGTLVVSALAAYPLARFQFPGRNLIFSIIVLTLVLPTETNFLPNTLTLQKLHLLGTHTGVVLPLVASAFGIFLMRQAFLSVPRALLEAARLDGASEMTVLTRIMLPLTRPSLAALGIFTLVTTWNAYFWPMLVLSATPDKAPLSVAVLKLKGQFNYDPFNVAAGSLIMMLPVLLVFLFAQRLFLKGMEGAVK, encoded by the coding sequence GTGAGTGCCGTAACTGCCCGTCCTGCCCGCAACCGCACCACCGTGGTGCGCCGCCGCCCGCGCCGCGTGCTTCCGCTCGTGCTGCGCTACGCCTTCCTGATCATGGTGCTGCTGTTCGCGGTGTTTCCCTTCCTGTGGACGCTCGCCATCGCGCTGACCGACAAGACGGCGGGCGGCAGCATCTACAACTTCCCGGCCAGTCTGTTTCCCACCAAGATCACGCTGAACAACTTCTCGCAGGTCTACCAGACCTTCAGCCTGGGCAAGTACGTTTGGAACAGCATTTCCATCACAGGACTCACCATCATCGGCACGCTGGTGGTCTCGGCGCTGGCCGCCTACCCACTGGCGCGCTTCCAGTTTCCTGGGCGCAACCTGATCTTTTCGATCATCGTGCTGACGCTGGTGCTGCCCACCGAGACCAATTTCTTGCCCAACACGCTGACGTTGCAAAAGCTGCACCTGCTGGGCACCCACACGGGCGTCGTGCTGCCCCTCGTCGCGTCCGCCTTCGGCATCTTCCTGATGCGTCAGGCGTTCCTGTCGGTGCCCAGGGCGCTGCTGGAAGCGGCCCGGCTGGATGGTGCCAGCGAGATGACGGTGCTGACGCGAATTATGCTGCCCCTCACGCGGCCGAGCCTGGCGGCGCTGGGCATTTTCACGCTGGTCACCACCTGGAACGCCTACTTCTGGCCCATGCTGGTGTTGTCGGCCACGCCCGACAAGGCCCCGCTGAGCGTGGCGGTCCTCAAGCTCAAGGGGCAGTTCAACTATGACCCCTTCAACGTGGCAGCGGGCTCGCTGATCATGATGTTGCCGGTGCTTCTGGTGTTTCTGTTCGCCCAACGCCTGTTCCTGAAGGGCATGGAGGGCGCGGTCAAATGA